TGGATGATGCAATGCAAAACAAGTTTAGAGACGCGACTCTGAGAACTTTTGAACTAACGCCTGAGACTTCTCAAAATCTATTGTTCCTGATTTTCCAAAGACTAAACACGGGTGGAATTCAATTAAATGAGATGGAGATAAGAAATTGTATATATAGGGGCGACTTAAATGACCTGCTGCCTGAATTGGCAAAAGATAAAAACTTTCAGGAAGTTGTAAATCAAAGCAACATCGACAAGAGAATGGTTGATCGTGCATTAGTTCTGCGCTTTCTCGCATTCTATGAAAAAACTCCTCAAAAAGCGAAAGAGGGGATGAAAAACTTCCTTAATGATTTTATGAGCGAGCAGAGGAATTTAAGTGACAAAAAGTCAAAGGAATATAAAAAGGTTTTCAAGCACTGTATGAGGGCGTCTTTGACTGTTTTTGGTACATCTGCATTTAGATTGCGAAGACAGGGAAGGTATGGTACTCAGATTAATTCATCTCTGTTTCAAGTGGTCACGACGAGCTTCTCTGAGTACGATATAGGTCAAATTACGAGAAGGGCAGACTCTATTAACGAGGCGCTCATCGATCTTATGGATACTGATGAGGCTTTCGTTCGTGGATTATCGCAGGCCACTGGTGGTTTTGCTCCAATCACCTATACTTTTGATACTTGGAGAAGTCGACTAAAGGCCGTAATGTCTTCTGAACCTCCGAATGATAAAAAGAGATTCTTCTCAAAGAAATTGAAAGAAGAGATGTACGCTTCCGATAAATCCTGCGCCATCTGTAATCAAGAGATAAAAACAATAAACGATGCTGCCCTCGATCACGATGTGCATTATTGGAAAGGGGGTCTAACAGTTCCTGAAAACGCACGACTGACTCACAGACTTTGCAATCTCAAAAAGTCCAACGCTTAACACCCAGTAAGGACACGCGCTGTCTGGTGCCGTTATGATGGCTTCAGCGCAGCGCGTGCTCCGTGGATATGACCGTCTGTGACGGTGTTTGTGGTGCGAGGAAAGGGACTTGAACCCTCACTCCCTACGGGAACCAGATCCTAAGTCTGGTGCGTCTACCAATTCCGCCATCCCCGCACGCTGGTTGTACCTGCCCTGGCATGAAATGAAATCCGGCCCTGGGCTGATGCCTGGGGCCGGAATTTCGGTGTGGGGTGGATTATGGGATTTGAACCCACGACCTCCGCTTCCACAGAGCGGCGCTCTAACCGGCTGAGCTAAACCCACCACGCTGGCCCACGTCCTGTCAGGCCCACACAGATTAAAGGCAGGGGGGCCACCTGTCAATCCCATGCGGGCGGCAGGTGGCCCCGGTCGGTCAGGGCAGGGTCTTCAGGTACGCCTGGATGGCGTCCATCTGCGCGTCGGTGGGGGGCGCGCCGTCCAGGCCGGTGGCAGCGAAGCGGGGCATCACGACGCCCAGCGTGCGGCCGTCGGGTGTGCTGCCGTCCAGCACGGCGTGCCGGAAGTCGGCGGCACTCCAGCCCTGGGCGACCTTCAGGGCGGGGCCGACGGCGCCCTCGGCGTTCGCGCCGTGGCAGCCGGCGCAGTTCCCGGCGTACAGGACGCGGCCATCCGGGGTGTCGCTGGTGCTG
This region of Deinococcus sp. JMULE3 genomic DNA includes:
- a CDS encoding cytochrome c; translation: MNDPHGGWFTPGQIAGFVGLLVLGAALGAGSYQAGQRLAGTGGGAVVTAASTSDTPDGRVLYAGNCAGCHGANAEGAVGPALKVAQGWSAADFRHAVLDGSTPDGRTLGVVMPRFAATGLDGAPPTDAQMDAIQAYLKTLP
- a CDS encoding DUF262 domain-containing protein, giving the protein MEDDVIQISDLGTAIDTTLAEGNDEGELSINEKDRLIIEKADRSLSEFYRWRQAGRVILDPSWQRKFVWDKRRSSQLVESFLLDIPVPVVYLARNKENKYEVIDGVQRLTSIFLFMKNELVLKGLEVLKDLNGKSFKDLDDAMQNKFRDATLRTFELTPETSQNLLFLIFQRLNTGGIQLNEMEIRNCIYRGDLNDLLPELAKDKNFQEVVNQSNIDKRMVDRALVLRFLAFYEKTPQKAKEGMKNFLNDFMSEQRNLSDKKSKEYKKVFKHCMRASLTVFGTSAFRLRRQGRYGTQINSSLFQVVTTSFSEYDIGQITRRADSINEALIDLMDTDEAFVRGLSQATGGFAPITYTFDTWRSRLKAVMSSEPPNDKKRFFSKKLKEEMYASDKSCAICNQEIKTINDAALDHDVHYWKGGLTVPENARLTHRLCNLKKSNA